In the Rhodothermaceae bacterium genome, CTTTGACGGCACAACCAGCTGCACGGACACCACACTGCCCTCTTCATCCATACTTAAGGTACCATCAATCTGCGTTGCATAAACACGCCATTCTGGTGTCGAATTTGACGTTCCGTCCACGTATAAATTGCTCTCGGAAGCTATCGTGTATTCCGTTGTCTGTGCATATACCGGTGCAACCAGTACTAGAGCAAGCACAAGTACATAGGCTAAAAGTCTCAAATTCAAAGAAGGCATGATCTGTCAACGATTTGGTGATATCAATTTTAGGCTAATGAGGGCAGAATTGTTTCAAATTATATGTTGACGCTTACCTGATTTATCTATTTCGGGAGGTTCCATGTCCATGAATTGGCCCCGCAATGCTCGCTTGATGGTAGCTAATCAAGCACGATAGAGCATAACGAATATATGAATGGCCCATCCCATCTCAGATACATCCTAGAATACATCTGATCTCTTATGGGAACGCTATCTTATATTTTGTATCCTGTTTTCGGGAATTTCTCGGAAAATCTAGCTGATGGGGATCGGACGAACCGCAGATGATTCTCCTATATGCCCTCTCATAAATCAATATTGCCCCCGATGATGGAAGGCAACGTGAAATTCAGTATCAGATTCCCCGACTGATCATGCTCAACCAAGCCGAGCATCTACGATATTCACGGCAAATCTCTCTAAATGAGCTAGGAGTTTCTGGGCAACAAAAACTCAAAGAATCTTCCGTGGCCATTGTCGGAGCAGGTGGGCTTGGATCCCCCCTTGCCTTCTACCTCACCGCTGCAGGCGTAGGGCACCTCGGGATTATTGACTTTGATATCGTAGATGCGAGCAATCTCCATCGACAAATACTACATACCGATGAATTTATTGGAGTAGCAAAACTTGAGTCGGCTCTTGTCGCCCTAGAAGCCCGGAATCCTTATGTCAAAATCACCCGGCATGATGTGCGCTTGCAACGAGATAATGCCATGGAAATTCTTGGCAACTATGATGTCGTTGCCGACTGTTCAGATAACTTTGCAACACGCTACCTTGTCAATGACGCTTCTGTGCTTCTTGGCATTCCTAATGTTTATGGAAGTGTGTATCGGTTTGAAGGACAGATCACCGTTTTCGGGGATACAGATGGCCCATGTTACCGCTGTCTACACCCCGCTGCACCCCCTGCGGGCCTGATCCCGAGTTGCGCCGAAAGTGGTGTCCTGGGAGTCTTACCCGGTATCATCGGCACTCTGCAAGCCAGTGAGGTGTTGAAATTGCTGCTTGGCTTGGGTCAATCACTGATCGGCCGAATGATCCTGATCAATACATTAGCTGCAGACTGGCAAACTCTTGCAGTCCCAAAGAAATCTGACTGCCCCCTCTGCGGCGAATCTCCTACGATCGATGCGCTTATGGATTATGAGGAGTTATGCCCCTCAATACCAAGTATTCAAGCAAGAGAATTGAAAC is a window encoding:
- the moeB gene encoding molybdopterin-synthase adenylyltransferase MoeB, with protein sequence MLNQAEHLRYSRQISLNELGVSGQQKLKESSVAIVGAGGLGSPLAFYLTAAGVGHLGIIDFDIVDASNLHRQILHTDEFIGVAKLESALVALEARNPYVKITRHDVRLQRDNAMEILGNYDVVADCSDNFATRYLVNDASVLLGIPNVYGSVYRFEGQITVFGDTDGPCYRCLHPAAPPAGLIPSCAESGVLGVLPGIIGTLQASEVLKLLLGLGQSLIGRMILINTLAADWQTLAVPKKSDCPLCGESPTIDALMDYEELCPSIPSIQARELKLLKQHDLPFFLLDVREIHEASAMTMDANLQIPLGELSGRLSEITADFNDRVIVHCQAGVRSKHAVQLLQSAGYTRAASLDGGILAWLEQKDEDP